A window of Acidimicrobiales bacterium contains these coding sequences:
- a CDS encoding isoprenylcysteine carboxylmethyltransferase family protein, with translation MGLLGGDTPRETAIAWGFVLVQGLLLFAVLLLPADDDWTLSSAGDSVAVALEWIGAVILVAGLVNLGRSLTALPTPVPHGELKVGGLYRFVRHPIYTGVMALVVGAAARSANAWAAVAAGALVLWFMAKARWEEDRLRARYPDYDAYAARTPRFVPLWPFGADRR, from the coding sequence ATGGGACTGCTGGGCGGCGACACGCCGAGGGAGACGGCCATCGCGTGGGGCTTCGTCCTCGTCCAGGGCCTGCTCCTCTTCGCCGTGCTGCTCCTGCCCGCCGACGACGACTGGACGCTCTCGTCCGCCGGCGACTCGGTCGCCGTGGCCCTGGAGTGGATCGGTGCCGTGATCCTCGTCGCCGGCCTCGTGAACCTCGGGCGCTCGCTCACGGCGCTGCCGACGCCGGTGCCCCACGGTGAGTTGAAGGTGGGTGGCCTCTACCGGTTCGTGCGCCACCCCATCTACACCGGGGTGATGGCTCTGGTCGTCGGCGCCGCCGCCCGCTCGGCCAACGCCTGGGCGGCGGTCGCGGCCGGCGCCCTGGTCCTCTGGTTCATGGCCAAGGCCCGCTGGGAGGAGGATCGCCTGCGGGCCCGCTACCCGGACTACGACGCCTACGCCGCCCGCACCCCCCGCTTCGTCCCCCTCTGGCCCTTCGGCGCAGACCGCCGCTGA